One window from the genome of Bacillus tianshenii encodes:
- a CDS encoding helix-turn-helix domain-containing protein: protein MNEQLLSVKEAAELLGVSKARIGHLVRGGKLQPAKE, encoded by the coding sequence TTGAATGAACAACTTTTGTCTGTGAAAGAAGCGGCAGAGTTGCTTGGGGTATCAAAAGCTCGAATAGGACATTTAGTAAGAGGCGGTAAGTTACAGCCAGCTAAGGAATAG